The Triplophysa dalaica isolate WHDGS20190420 chromosome 5, ASM1584641v1, whole genome shotgun sequence genome window below encodes:
- the LOC130421303 gene encoding uncharacterized protein LOC130421303 isoform X1 has translation MIILMILVTITVVLYFFHDSASFPSLNSQDQRTPAPFPSVFSLPKFPLDVQSKLDNKEPCHKISSYRHKIIRVLQESMAQHTLYPSNSDYVSVVKALPSKYPFLRDAEGNGYVDEDCFPSIGEDATSINAHVKTLQDQYKKTQPDAGIVDEKIKLTFAWRRREIVNGTPVAEIFQIYPFLRTPSVLFQEMGRMHDVSDLSRRFQVSFSKIVPSVLRMAKGKSAIEAQYMDAREEAVAENLCDMDFRAALVLLPVIFREKVDNYVIIGVGQDEPATPYPTVQILGTSNWKQVFSEKRVFTTVKMEGSEICQAVGVEDGVLSAFCSYFVFNLAYPSHNRNTLLFLQRHVLKVTTLGDKPLPTAVVRIINLLF, from the exons ATGATAATATTGATGATTTTGGTCACAATAACTGTggtgttatatttttttcatgattcTGCATCATTCCCCTCTCTAAACAGCCAAGATCAAAGAACCCCAGCCCCATTTCCTTCAGTGTTCTCATTACCAAAATTCCCATTGGACGTTCAGTCAAAACTGGATAACAAAGAGCCCTGTCATAAGATCAGCTCTTACCGGCATAAAATTATAAGAGTGCTGCAAGAGTCTATGGCTCAGCACACAct CTATCCTTCAAACAGTGACTATGTTTCTGTAGTCAAGGCTCTACCCTCAAAATACCCTTTCCTGAGAGATGCAGAGGGAAATGGATAT GTAGATGAAGACTGTTTCCCTTCTATTGGTGAGGATGCTACTTCAATTAATGCTCATGTGAAGACCTTACAGGACCAGTACAAGAAGACCCAACCAGATGCTGGAATAGTGGATGAAAAAATTAAACTAACATTTGCCTGGAGGAGGAGGGAAATAGTGAATGGCACTCCTGTTGCTGAGATTTTTCAAATATATCCCTTCCTCAGGACTCCTTCAGTT CTATTCCAGGAAATGGGCCGAATGCATGATGTATCTGATTTAAGCCGGCGCTTCCAGGTTTCCTTCAGCAAAATTGTGCCCAGTGTGTTGAGGATGGCAAAGGGGAAATCTGCTATAGAAGCACAGTACATGGATGCCAGAGAAGAAGCTGTAGCAGAGAATCTTTGTG atATGGATTTCCGAGCTGCTCTGGTATTACTTCCAGTGATATTCAGGGAGAAAGTGGACAATTATGTCATAATTGGAGTCGGACAG GATGAACCAGCTACACCATATCCCACTGTGCAGATTTTGGGAACTTCTAACTGGAAACAGGTCTTCAGTGAGAAGAGAGTCTTCACCACTGTGAAAATGGAGGGATCTGAAATCTGCCAAGCAGTTGGGGTTGAGGATGGAGTTCTTTCTGCTTTTTGTTCGTATTTTGTCTTCAACCTTGCGTATCCCTCGCACAACAGGAATACCCTGCTCTTTCTCCAGAGGCATGTGTTGAAGGTAACGACACTTGGTGACAAGCCATTGCCAACTGCTGTTGTTAGGATTATCAATCTTTTATTCTAG
- the LOC130421303 gene encoding uncharacterized protein LOC130421303 isoform X2, protein MYFKEHPFFAKHPDALRLHFYEDEFEVVNPLGSKRNKHKVCAIYYTVGNIDVKYRSQLKHIHLALLVKHSMFKQHMDIILKPLLDELKLLSTDGFDLKFSDETFKVFAALASISGDNLSAHMIGGFTMSFNSGRICRYCMATHSSKNEFFCEDKFILRTSAVHKYHLDSIKENPNNTAIYGVERICPFDELSYFDVTKGSPPDLMHDLLEGVIPLVVKLVLCKAHRDKHMTIQEVNAELSQFSIGQNDRANKPSQLSEKILHNSNISGSASQKWCLFRILPFLIAQRIPPCSKYWNVCLLCREITDIVN, encoded by the coding sequence ATGTACTTCAAGGAACATCCATTCTTTGCCAAACATCCAGATGCATTAAGGCTGCACTTCTATGAGGATGAATTTGAAGTGGTTAATCCTCTAGGttctaaaagaaacaaacacaaagtgtGTGCCATCTACTACACTGTTGGCAATATAGATGTAAAATATAGGTCTCAGCTAAAACATATTCACCTTGCCTTACTCGTTAAGCATTCAATGTTTAAGCAGCATATGGACATAATTCTAAAACCATTGTTGGATGAGTTAAAATTACTGTCAACTGATGGATTTGATTTGAAGTTCAGTGATGAGACCTTCAAAGTGTTTGCTGCTCTGGCATCTATCTCTGGGGACAATTTGTCGGCGCACATGATAGGGGGCTTTACCATGTCGTTTAACTCTGGTCGGATATGCAGATACTGTATGGCAACTCACTCAAGTAAGAATGAGTTTTTCTGTGAAGATAAGTTTATTCTCAGAACTTCAGCTGTCCATAAGTATCACTTGGATTCCATCAAGGAAAACCCCAACAACACTGCTATATATGGTGTTGAGAGAATTTGTCCATTTGATGAACTAAGTTACTTTGATGTGACGAAAGGATCGCCTCCTGACTTGATGCACGACTTGTTAGAAGGTGTAATACCATTAGTAGTCAAACTAGTTTTGTGTAAGGCACACCGAGATAAGCATATGACTATACAGGAAGTAAATGCTGAACTGAGTCAATTTTCCATAGGTCAAAATGATAGAGCAAACAAACCATCCCAGCTTTCAGAGAAAATTTTACATAATTCAAATATCTCAGGGTCAGCCTCACAGAAATGGTGCCTATTTAGGATTTTACCCTTTTTGATCGCACAACGCATACCACCCTGTTCCAAGTATTGGAATGTCTGCCTTCTATGTCGAGAAATTACAGATATTGTGAATTGA